In Thunnus thynnus chromosome 4, fThuThy2.1, whole genome shotgun sequence, a genomic segment contains:
- the rplp0 gene encoding large ribosomal subunit protein uL10, with protein MPREDRATWKSNYFMKIIQLLDDYPKCFIVGADNVGSKQMQTIRLSLRSKAVVLMGKNTMMRKAIRGHLENNPALEKLLPHIKGNVGFVFTKEDLAEVRDMLLANKVPAAARAGAIAPCDVTVPAQNTGLGPEKTSFFQALGITTKISRGTIEILSDVGLIKTGDKVGASEATLLNMLNISPFSYGLIIQQVYDNGSVYSPEVLDITEASLHGRFLEGVRNIASVCLEIGYPTLASVPHSIINGYKKVLAVAVETDYSFPLADKVKAFLADPSAFAAVAAPAAAAETAAAPAAAKEEAKEESEESDDDMGFGLFD; from the exons ATGCCCAGGGAAGACAGGGCCACGTGGAAGTCCAACTATTTTATGAAAATCATC CAACTCCTGGATGACTACCCAAAATGCTTCATTGTGGGTGCCGACAATGTGGGCTCCAAGCAGATGCAGACCATCCGTCTGTCTCTGCGCAGCAAGGCTGTGGTGCTGATGGGTAAAAACACCATGATGCGCAAAGCCATCCGTGGCCACCTGGAGAACAATCCTGCCCTGGAGAA ACTCCTTCCCCACATTAAAGGAAATGTGGGCTTTGTCTTCACCAAGGAGGATCTGGCTGAGGTCAGGGACATGCTGCTGGCCAACAAG GTACCTGCAGCTGCCCGTGCTGGAGCAATTGCCCCTTGTGATGTGACTGTGCCAGCCCAGAATACTGGTCTGGGTCCTGAGAAGACCTCTTTCTTCCAGGCTCTGGGTATCACCACAAAGATTTCCAGGGGAACCATTGAAATCTTG AGTGACGTCGGTCTGATCAAGACTGGTGACAAGGTTGGTGCCAGCGAGGCCACGCTGCTTAACATGCTGAACATCTCACCCTTCTCGTATGGACTCATCATCCAGCAGGTGTACGACAACGGCAGTGTTTACAGCCCTGAGGTGCTTGACATCACAGAGGCTTCTCTGCATGGCAGGTTCCTGGAG GGTGTGAGGAACATCGCTAGCGTATGTCTGGAGATTGGCTACCCCACTCTTGCTTCTGTCCCCCACTCCATCATCAACGGCTACAAGAAAGTCCTGGCTGTCGCTGTGGAGACAGACTACTCCTTCCCCCTGGCAGACAAG GTCAAAGCCTTCCTGGCTGATCCATCTGCTTTTGCTGCTGTCGCAgcacctgcagcagctgccgagactgctgcagctccagctgCTGCTAAGGAGGAAGCTAAAGAGGAATCTGAGGAATCAGATGATGACATGGGCTTCGGTCTGTTTGACTAA